In the genome of Dyadobacter fermentans DSM 18053, the window TAAGCCAGTCGACCGAAACCTTGTGCGCCTTCTTTCCGAAGACGTTGAATGCGATGACCTGGATAACATGGAAAACGATTAGCGTAATGCCGAAATGGATCAGGTATAGGGTACTTAGAACGTAATCGAGGATTTTTTTCATTCTTATTTTTTTCGCAAAAATAGTCTAAATCTGTTTTGATTACCCCAATTTCTAAAACGTGAAATGACAATAGTCATTCAAATCTTACGTATAATTCACGTTATTTGTAAAATAGTCAATAGTGTTTAAATCGAAATACCAATGGATATTACGCTTTCGGCCGAAAGGCTCGAAGTAATGAAGCATATAGGCAAAGATCTCGACGGGCTCATTGCGGAATACCTCAAACCGATCGATGAAAACTGGCAACCATCTGATTTTCTCCCCGAAGCAACAAGGGAGAATTTCCTGCATGAAGTGAAGCTGTTACAGGAAAGCTGCCGCGACCTGCCTTATGATTACATTGCCGTGCTGATCGGGGATACCATTACGGAAGAGGCATTGCCTACCTACGAATCCTGGCTGATGGACGTGATCGGTGTTAACCAGGTCGGCGAGCCGGAATCCGGCTGGGTGAGATGGGTGCGCGCATGGACGGCCGAGGAAAACCGCCACGGCGATCTGCTCAACAAATACCTTTACCTCTCCGGCCGCGTGAATATGCGCGCCATGGAGGTTTCGACGCAATATCTCATCGCCGACGGTTTTGATATCGGTACCGACCGCGATCCTTACCGCAACTTCATTTACACGTCGTTTCAGGAGCTGGCTACCAACCTGTCGCACCGGCGGACGGCTACGCTGGCCAAGAAATTCGGCAACCCGCATTTGTCTAAAATCTGCGGCGTGATCGCCTCCGACGAAATGCGCCATGCCAAAGCCTACAAGGCGTTCGTGACGCGCATTCTCGAAGTGGACGCGTCGGAACTGGTGCTGGCGCTGGAAGATATGATGAAGAAAAAGATCGTTATGCCTGCGCACTTCATGCGTGAAACCGGCGTGAAAATGGGTGACACATTCTCCCACTTCTCCGACGCCGCACAACGATTGGGCGTGTACACTACGCAGGATTACATTGATATTCTGGAAGATCTGCTCAAAGAATGGAACATCGGCGCTGTGAGGGATATTAATGAAAAGGCCGAAAAAGCCCGCGATTACCTGATGGCGCTCCCGGCACGTCTGAGACGCGTCGCCGATCGCACACGCGTTCCCGACCTCGAATACGAATTCAGCTGGATCAGCCGGTAAGCAAATTGCCGGAAAGCATAATAACAGGGGCGGTCAATGAAGTCTGTATTCGCATACAAGGACTCATTGGCCGCCCCTGCATTATTGGAATAGAACCACAGTACCCTTCTTGTTGATTACCTTCCCTTTTGTAGAAACACCTTCGATTTCCCACACATAAATGCCCGAAATGGCGGTGTCACCCTTGAATCTGCCATCCCACCCGGTATTGAGCTGATCGGTAAAAAACACCAGCTGCCCCCAGCGATTGTAAATGCGGAAATAGCGGATCGAACCGATGTCGTTCGTCACCGGCAGGAGTTGCTCGTTCCGGCCGTCGCCGTTGGGTGAGAATGCGGTTGGCAAAATAATGCTTTCCTGGCGTTTGATCGACAAATTGACCGTTCCCGAGCCGGTACAGCCGAGCTCCGACGTCACATTCACCGTGTAGGATTGATCTTCCCTCAAAACCGCAATAGGACTCTGGATATCGGGATTGTTCAATCCATCGGACGGGGACCAGGCGAACGTCGTCCCGGCATAGTTGGTGATCTGCGGCGAGGTTGCATTCAGCTGGAACGGCACGTTGTATTCGACAATAGCGTCGGGCGTTACATTCACCTCAATTTTGGGCGCAACCCGAATCTGAACCGTGTCGGTTTGGGTGCAAAAGCCTTTGGTAGCCGTAATGATATATTGGGTGGTCGCATCCGGCGTGGCAACCGGTTCCAGTGCTCCGGGATTGTCCAGCCCGGTTTGCGGTAACCATGAGAATGTTTGCCCGTTGCTTTCCGTCGCAAGCGTTATCGACTGTCCGACGCAAATGGCGGTGTCGGCCATCGCGCGCACGGTTATGTCGCTCGTGAATGTGACCGTCGCGTCCTGCCCAACCGTACAGCCATTGGCATCCTTTACAAACACGCGGTACCGGCCCGCGGCGGCCTGAAATACGTTGGAAGCCTGGTAATTTACCGAGTCGATCGAATACCGGTAAGGTGCTATGCCGTCCGTTGCGGTGAGGGTAATGGTCCGTTCGGTCCCTGTATCGCAGTTGCCCGATGCGGCTTCTGCGGTGAGGGTTGGGTTGCTGATGATGACCTGCTTGCGGTTGTCCAGCGTGTTGCCGCATGCCCGGTTTGTAACGGAAAGCGTCACGTGTTTGGTGCCGGCGGAGCCCCAGTTCACTACGTACGGCCCCATTCCGGAGCCTGAGATGACCTGCCCGCCGCCCCAGTCCCATTGAAAATCATAGCCGTCGCCGCGTGCGGGAATAGAGCCGGTATAACGAACTTCGATGTTCTGCACGCCGCAAATAGGGTTGGGTGAGATGGAAAAATCGGCGTAGGAGTTGATGCTGGCCTCGAAACAGATCTCGGACACCGATTTGTCGACTTCTGCTTTCGAAAAATGCCTTCCCTGAACGGACAAATAAGCAAAATTCGCTTCCCCCGACTCACAAGTGCCTACATTATCATCCCTGAAAATGTGAATCGGCGCGCCCGCTTTTCCTACATAGTTTTGAGCGGCGTCCGTAAAAGAAACGAACAGGTTGTTATCGACATAAATATCCATTTTCCCGGTCGAGCCGTCGCGGGTGAACGTGATCAGGTAATAAGTGGCATTATTAAAAAAAGGACAAGGGCCTGAAACGCCGCCCGGATGGATTTCCATACAGCGCTCATTTCCGCCATTCGGAGCCGTGAAGTAAATGCCCTGATCGGCCACGCCGTTGGAAAAATCGATGATTCGCGCGCGGGTTTTGCCCCAATCTGTCACTTTCAGGTAAAGCTGGATCGTGTAGGAATCGGAAACGAGTCCCTCGGTATTGGGGTATGTCAGTCCGAAATTCAGATTATTATGGTAAACAAACCGCCTTCCGCCGCAGGGGAGCACATCTTCCACGAACCGGCCCGGGACGCTGCCGGCAGCACAGGAGCCCGCCGCCCGCACGCCTGTGAGATCGGGGCCGCATTCGGGCTGCTCAATGACAAGGTTACTTTTGAAACGATAGGTGTGTTTGCCGGTCTGAGCCAGAGCAGAAGGCAGGAAACTGAGAAAAAATAAAAGGATATGTAAAGCACTCCACTTCATATCATTGCCTGCATACCGGACGTGAATCAAATTGGGAACCAAAATTACGCTAAATACAGCTAAAACGATGCCAGCCCACCACCTTTTTGATAGAACGGCCTGGAAACGGAATGGGGCTGTGATGCGGGTTGATCGCTTCGCGGAGAGGGATTGTGGCTGAGTGCGCAATGCTTGAAGCGAAATATTTACTAATTTGTTACTGAAACATCGTTACCTTTTGGAAGATGGAACGTAAGAAGAGTATGGGGATTCATGAACTTGTTACAATCGACCCGGAAATATTGAGCGGGCAGCCGGTTTTCAGCGGAACCAGGGTGCCTATCGATTCCCTTTTCGATCACCTCGAAGCCGGTGTGTCGCTTGATGATTATCTGGATGATTTCCCGTCTGTTACGAGAAACCAAGCGGTAGCGTTACTCGAAGCTGCGAACAGGCTACTGTCATCGAAGCATATCGAGCGGTTGTATGAAGCTGTTACTGGATGAAAACGTTCCGAAAAGATTAAAGCTTGACTTTCCGGAATATGAAGTTTCTACCGTGCGGGAATTGGGCTGGAACGGTATGCGGGATGGCGACTTGCTCAGGGAAGCGTCAAATGAGGGTTTCGCGGCGCTGCTCACGTTTGACAAGAATATCCGCTATCAACAAAACTTCTCTAAGTCATCAATCGCAGTCTTTATTTTAATCGCGAAAAACAATACTTATCTGGAACTCACAAAATTATCGCCACTGATCCGGAGGCTTTTGGAAAAAAGCTTGAACTCCGGGCCAGTGGCGGTTTATGAAGGGATGGGTGCTTAAATGCCTGTTAAACTTCTGAAAAAATTGCGGGCGATGATCGCGTATTCGAGCGGGTTTGCTTTGGCGGGGTCCTGTTCGGCTTCGAGGACGATCCAGCCGGCGTAGTCGCTTTCCCTGATGATCGCAAACAGCGAGGGGAAGTCGATGCACCCTTCCGGGTCACCTGGAACGGTGAACACGCCATTTTTGACAGCCGTGAGAAAGCTCAGCCGTTCGTCGTGCACGCGTTGAAGGATGGTCGGGCGGACGTCTTTCAAATGGATGTGCGCCGTGCGGCCGATGTATTTTTTCAATGCCGCCACCGGGTCCTCGCCTGCGAAATGGAAATGCCCACAGTCGTAGTTGAGGAACACATAATCGGGATTGGTTTCGTTGAGCAGCCGGTCGGTTTCTTCCATGGTTTGAACGCACGTGCCCATGTGATGGTGAAACGCGAGCTTCATGCCGCGGTCGCGGGCAATCTTGCCGAGCTCGTCCAGGCCGTAGGTGAAGCTGGCCCATTCTTCGCGGGTGCTCAGCATCCCTTTGCCTTCGAACACCGGCACATTCATTTGTCCCTGGCAGCTGTTGCCCGTCTCGCCGCCGCCAATCACGCGCGCGCCCATGACTTCAAGGAAATCGAGCAGTTTGGTGAAATTCTCGCGGTTCTCGGTGAACGATTTGGTCGTGAGCTCGTAGCTGTTCCACTGGTTGCAGATCTGCAATCCGCGGAGTTCCAATGCTTTTTTCAGCACATTCACATCGCGGGGGAACTTGTTGCCTACTTCACAGCCTGTGAAGCCCGCCAGCGCCATTTCGCTCACGCATTGCTCAAAAGTATTCTCGCCGCCGAGCTCCGGCATATCGTCGTTGGTCCAGTTAATAGGAGCAACGCCCAGTTGAATGTTTTCGAAATTCATTACAGAAATATTCGCTGCGTTTTTTTGTTCTCTTTGTAAGTC includes:
- the iolE gene encoding myo-inosose-2 dehydratase, translated to MNFENIQLGVAPINWTNDDMPELGGENTFEQCVSEMALAGFTGCEVGNKFPRDVNVLKKALELRGLQICNQWNSYELTTKSFTENRENFTKLLDFLEVMGARVIGGGETGNSCQGQMNVPVFEGKGMLSTREEWASFTYGLDELGKIARDRGMKLAFHHHMGTCVQTMEETDRLLNETNPDYVFLNYDCGHFHFAGEDPVAALKKYIGRTAHIHLKDVRPTILQRVHDERLSFLTAVKNGVFTVPGDPEGCIDFPSLFAIIRESDYAGWIVLEAEQDPAKANPLEYAIIARNFFRSLTGI
- a CDS encoding T9SS type B sorting domain-containing protein, with protein sequence MKWSALHILLFFLSFLPSALAQTGKHTYRFKSNLVIEQPECGPDLTGVRAAGSCAAGSVPGRFVEDVLPCGGRRFVYHNNLNFGLTYPNTEGLVSDSYTIQLYLKVTDWGKTRARIIDFSNGVADQGIYFTAPNGGNERCMEIHPGGVSGPCPFFNNATYYLITFTRDGSTGKMDIYVDNNLFVSFTDAAQNYVGKAGAPIHIFRDDNVGTCESGEANFAYLSVQGRHFSKAEVDKSVSEICFEASINSYADFSISPNPICGVQNIEVRYTGSIPARGDGYDFQWDWGGGQVISGSGMGPYVVNWGSAGTKHVTLSVTNRACGNTLDNRKQVIISNPTLTAEAASGNCDTGTERTITLTATDGIAPYRYSIDSVNYQASNVFQAAAGRYRVFVKDANGCTVGQDATVTFTSDITVRAMADTAICVGQSITLATESNGQTFSWLPQTGLDNPGALEPVATPDATTQYIITATKGFCTQTDTVQIRVAPKIEVNVTPDAIVEYNVPFQLNATSPQITNYAGTTFAWSPSDGLNNPDIQSPIAVLREDQSYTVNVTSELGCTGSGTVNLSIKRQESIILPTAFSPNGDGRNEQLLPVTNDIGSIRYFRIYNRWGQLVFFTDQLNTGWDGRFKGDTAISGIYVWEIEGVSTKGKVINKKGTVVLFQ
- a CDS encoding acyl-ACP desaturase is translated as MDITLSAERLEVMKHIGKDLDGLIAEYLKPIDENWQPSDFLPEATRENFLHEVKLLQESCRDLPYDYIAVLIGDTITEEALPTYESWLMDVIGVNQVGEPESGWVRWVRAWTAEENRHGDLLNKYLYLSGRVNMRAMEVSTQYLIADGFDIGTDRDPYRNFIYTSFQELATNLSHRRTATLAKKFGNPHLSKICGVIASDEMRHAKAYKAFVTRILEVDASELVLALEDMMKKKIVMPAHFMRETGVKMGDTFSHFSDAAQRLGVYTTQDYIDILEDLLKEWNIGAVRDINEKAEKARDYLMALPARLRRVADRTRVPDLEYEFSWISR
- a CDS encoding DUF5615 family PIN-like protein translates to MKLLLDENVPKRLKLDFPEYEVSTVRELGWNGMRDGDLLREASNEGFAALLTFDKNIRYQQNFSKSSIAVFILIAKNNTYLELTKLSPLIRRLLEKSLNSGPVAVYEGMGA
- a CDS encoding DUF433 domain-containing protein, whose protein sequence is MERKKSMGIHELVTIDPEILSGQPVFSGTRVPIDSLFDHLEAGVSLDDYLDDFPSVTRNQAVALLEAANRLLSSKHIERLYEAVTG